A portion of the Musa acuminata AAA Group cultivar baxijiao unplaced genomic scaffold, Cavendish_Baxijiao_AAA HiC_scaffold_1153, whole genome shotgun sequence genome contains these proteins:
- the LOC135671739 gene encoding uncharacterized protein LOC135671739, whose amino-acid sequence MFKAARWRSEKNKIKAVFKLQFQATQVPLSASEAATVSLVPLDVGKPTVRSERVAVVGGTCKWSNPVYETVKLTRDPKSGKINDKLYQFLVSTTGSTRAGLLGEAIVNLADYVEVFRASSVSFHLKTEAILHVTIQRMLDDVAGREVEENGDAIMRQQGRTLQSQLTKSDNEEGVKALNGRNDVNLVKDVSYISREARVKFPSSRNLPTYDDCNGKLEKSHSFDAISAASSDSSSEIYTPKENSIKNGNNQKDSTSLLSPLADIGMQPKLMTSSGDWSETLAPDRSTDGSTNSSGESGLTERLQCSDETLEKLKNEVVILTRKVEVSELELQTLRKQITKENKRGQDLLKEISSLKEERSALRRECEELKLSQKRTDFDETLSTESQLVREDPLSKLEEIKQELYHEKNLNSSLRLQLQKTQEANSELLLAVRDLDDLLEQKNRETLCHKCRKIDVEAENDEDIQGSKFRNQLPQLHQSECKQVLLETTSENDKEQHALLVNGHNNMRTEYSLEEKIADLNSEIELYNKDREELEMQMEQLALDYEILKQENHDVSHKLEQTQLREQLRMQYECSAHLSVISDLETHVQCLEKELQTQAESFESDADTLMQAKVEQEKKAIQAEQALRKTQWNNANTAERLHEELNKLSSQVSSVFYDNEKIVKQALKEASELRSQRSHLEKMLEETKENLVSLRGQYRMNLQQLLNLVNFKSKEADRLHLELKNKKEELEDYKKSGEARLKESWEKMQLLKNEIENLNMENYLMSGQKEKLAAEMENLESTNTGNQLTLQVKNSENEILKNEIALLKQKVENTLEELSDLRNMKDEKETMITMLNSKVETLGVQYNDLKQSLSEGELEKEKLRRLVSNLTGGLLKEEDMIISSEEELGNSYTNEGKPCQKSNKFAGTNDFEGDVVCLQQQRVGNKAQKNDINNKDQELATRHSGTNSEENQHIVSYICDQYTFAKMLSEMALLKRQNESMEAELKEMQERYSEISLKFAEVEGERQQLVMTIRTLKNALKN is encoded by the exons ATGTTCAAGGCAGCACGATGGAGGAGCGAGAAGAACAAGATCAAGGCTGTGTTCAAGTTGCAGTTCCAAGCGACACAG GTACCGCTGTCGGCATCGGAGGCGGCGACGGTAAGCTTGGTCCCTCTCGACGTCGGAAAACCGACTGTGAGATCAGAGAGGGTTGCGGTGGTTGGTGGAACCTGCAAATGGTCGAACCCAGTTTATGAAACAGTGAAGCTAACGCGTGATCCCAAGAGCGGAAAGATCAACGACAAGTTATACCAATTCCTTGTTTCCACCACC GGATCCACCAGAGCTGGACTCCTGGGAGAAGCCATTGTTAACCTGGCAGATTATGTTGAAGTGTTCAGAGCTTCATCTGTTTCGTTCCATCTCAAGACAGAAGCCATCTTGCAT GTTACCATACAGAGAATGCTGGATGACGTTGCAGGAAG GGAAGTTGAAGAAAATGGAGATGCAATCATGAGGCAACAAGGAAGAACATTACAGAGCCAGTTAACCAAAAGTGACAATGAGGAAGGAGTCAAAGCTCTAAATGGCAGGAATGATGTTAACTTGGTGAAA GATGTGTCATATATTAGCAGAGAGGCAAGGGTAAAATTTCCATCGAGCAGAAACCTTCCCACTTACGATGACTGTAATGGCAAACTCGAAAAATCTCACAGTTTTGATGCTATATCAGCGGCTAGTTCTGATAGTAGCTCAGAAATATATACACCAAAAGAGAACAGCATCAAGAATGGCAACAACCAAAAAGACTCCACCAGCTTACTATCGCCTCTTGCGGACATTGGTATGCAACCAAAGTTGATGACCAGCTCAGGTGATTGGTCTGAAACTTTAGCTCCTGATAGAAGCACGGATGGATCAACAAACAGCTCAGGCGAGTCTGGGTTAACAGAAAGACTGCAATGTTCAGATGAGACTCTTGAGAAACTAAAAAACGAAGTTGTCATTTTAACGAGGAAGGTGGAGGTATCAGAACTGGAGTTGCAGACTTTGCGAAAGCAAATCACCAAGGAAAATAAGCGAGGACAAGATCTTTTAAAGGAAATAAGCAGCCTGAAGGAGGAAAGAAGTGCTTTACGAAGAGAATGTGAAGAACTTAAGCTTTCACAAAAGAGAACAGATTTTGATGAAACACTTTCAACTGAATCACAGCTTGTTAGAGAAGATCCTTTGTCCAAGCTAGAAGAAATCAAACAAGAGTTATACCATGAGAAAAATCTGAATTCAAGTCTTCGCTTGCAGTTACAAAAAACACAGGAAGCTAACTCTGAACTGTTACTTGCCGTCAGAGATCTTGACGACCTGTTGGAGCAGAAAAACAGGGAGACACTCTGCCATAAATGCAGAAAAATTGATGTCGAAGCAGAAAATGATGAGGATATTCAAGGTTCGAAATTTAGAAATCAACTCCCACAATTGCATCAATCTGAATGTAAACAAGTGTTGCTGGAAACAACTTCAGAAAATGATAAGGAGCAACATGCATTGTTAGTCAATGGGCATAATAACATGAGGACTGAATATTCACTGGAGGAGAAGATCGCTGACCTTAACAGTGAAATAGAATTGTACAACAAGGACCGTGAAGAACTTGAAATGCAAATGGAACAGCTTGCTTTGGACTATGAAATTCTGAAGCAAGAAAACCATGATGTCTCTCATAAGCTGGAGCAAACGCAACTGCGAGAGCAACTCAGGATGCAGTACGAGTGTTCAGCACATTTATCGGTTATCAGTGACCTTGAAACCCATGTTCAATGCTTAGAGAAAGAACTTCAAACACAGGCTGAATCATTTGAATCAGATGCAGACACACTAATGCAAGCTAAAGTTGAACAAGAGAAAAAGGCCATACAAGCAGAGCAAGCACTGAGGAAAACACAGTGGAACAATGCTAACACCGCTGAACGACTTCATGAGGAACTTAATAAGCTTTCTTCACAAGTTTCATCTGTATTTTATGACAACGAGAAAATAGTGAAGCAAGCTTTAAAAGAAGCTAGTGAATTGCGTTCACAAAGAAGCCATCTGGAGAAAATGTTGGAGGAAACCAAGGAAAACCTAGTATCACTGCGAGGGCAATACCGTATGAATCTTCAACAGCTATTAAACCTTGTaaattttaaatctaaagaaGCAGATAGGCTGCACTTGGAACTCAAAAACAAGAAAGAGGAGCTTGAAGATTATAAGAAGTCTGGGGAAGCAAGGCTCAAAGAATCCTGGGAGAAAATGCAATTACTGAAAAATGAGATTGAAAATCTCAATATGGAGAATTATCTCATGTCAGGACAGAAAGAGAAATTGGCAGCAGAGATGGAAAATTTGGAGTCAACAAATACAGGAAATCAGTTAACGCTACAAGTTAAAAACTCAGAAAATGAAATTCTCAAGAACGAGATAGCACTATTGAAGCAGAAAGTAGAAAATACATTGGAGGAATTAAGCGACCTGAGGAACATGAAAGATGAAAAAGAGACCATGATCACAATGCTAAACTCCAAGGTAGAAACCCTTGGAGTGCAGTACAATGACCTGAAGCAATCACTGTCTGAAGGTGAATTAGAAAAAGAGAAACTGAGGAGACTGGTTTCCAACTTGACGGGTGGTCTCTTAAAGGAGGAGGATATGATAATCAGTTCAGAGGAAGAACTTGGGAACAGCTACACCAAT GAAGGCAAACCTTGCCAAAAAAGCAACAAGTTTGCTGGCACAAATGATTTCGAAGGTGATGTTGTTTGTCTACAACAGCAAAGGGTGGGAAACAAAGcacaaaaaaatgatataaacaaCAAAGATCAAGAATTAGCCACAAG GCACTCTGGAACTAACTCAGAAGAAAATCAACACATTGTTTCCTATATATGTGATCAGTATACATTTGCTAAAATGTTGAGTGAGATGGCTCTTCTGAAAAGACAGAATGAATCAATGGAAGCTGAGCTGAAAGAAATGCAAGAAAGATATTCTGAGATAAGCCTGAAATTTGCAGAAGTAGAAGGTGAAAGACAGCAACTTGTGATGACAATCCGGACTCTTAAAAATGCTTTGAAGAATTAG
- the LOC135586678 gene encoding oxysterol-binding protein-related protein 2A-like isoform X1 encodes MRIEFAEYHRQLKLRYEEHLTSIGTFHQQLEEVDVEDAATREGQLQLPKYDYSSSGREKFNEYSTTESSDDVEKQELDELSDEEEVSFFDTNECFGDPIVTCAAEVTSSNVSNIISGFNTNHCDAKIMDVELQPDYPNMLLHIPRRKKLPEPIEKEKGVSLWSMIKDNVGKDLTRVCLPVFFNEPLSSLQKCFEDLEYSDLLDQAYEYGKKGNSLMRILNVAAFAVSGYSSCDGRPCKPFNPLLGETYEADYPDKGIRFFAEKVSHHPMLIACHCEGRGWKFWGDSNLKSKFWGQSIQVDPVGVLTLEFDDGEIFQWSKVTTTIYNLILGKVYCNHHGTMNIRGNQQYSCKLKFKEQSLLDRNPRQVQGLVEDAKGTKVATLVGKWDDSMCCSFGDEVLKSKSSFLTENSTLLWARNKPPPDPTRYNLTSFAITLNEITSDLKGKLPPTDSRLRPDQRYLENGEYEKANSEKLRLERRQRMSRKLQENGWKPRWFRRDSEDGTFRYIGGYWEAREQMKWDDCMDIFGEF; translated from the exons ATGCGTATAGAGTTTGCTGAATACCACAGACAATTGAAACTTCGATATGAAGAGCACTTAACCTCTATTGGTACATTTCATCAGCAGCTGGAG GAAGTTGATGTAGAAGATGCTGCGACTCGCGAAGGCCAATTGCAGCTACCCAAGTATGACTATTCCAGCTCTGGGCGTGAAAAATTTAATG AGTACAGTACAACTGAATCATCTGATGATGTTGAAAAGCAAGAGCTCGATGAATTATCAGACGAAGAAGAAGTTTCCTTTTTTGATACAAATGAGTGCTTTGGTGATCCTATAGTTACCTGTGCCGCTGAAGTAACATCCTCAAATGTGTCTAATATAATTTCTGGATTTAATACTAACCATTGTGATGCAAAGATAATGGACGTTGAGTTACAGCCTGATTATCCGAACATGTTGCTCCATATCCCAAGGCGGAAGAAGTTGCCAGAGCCTATTGAAAAGGAGAAAGGTGTTAGCCTTTGGTCAATGATTAAAGATAATGTCGGAAAGGACCTCACACGAGTGTGCCTTCCTGTTTTCTTTAATGAACCATTGTCTTCACTGCAAAAGTGCTTTGAAGACTTGGAGTACTCAGATCTATTGGATCAAGCATACGAGTATGGGAAAAAG GGGAACAGTCTCATGAGAATTCTGAATGTAGCTGCCTTTGCAGTCTCTGGATATTCTTCTTGTGATGGTCGCCCTTGCAAACCTTTCAATCCTCTGTTAGGTGAGACATATGAAGCTGACTACCCTGACAAAGGAATCCGCTTCTTTGCTGAAAAG GTTAGCCACCACCCTATGCTTATCGCTTGCCACTGTGAAGGTAGAGGTTGGAAATTCTGGGGAGACAGCAATCTGAAAAGTAAATTTTGGGGACAATCTATACAAGTAGACCCTGTTGGTGTACTAACCTTGGAATTTGATGATGGTGAAATTTTTCAGTGGAGTAAG gtcacaacaactatCTATAACCTAATTCTTGGTAAGGTATACTGCAATCACCATGGTACAATGAACATACGGGGAAACCAGCAGTATTCTTGTAAATTAAAGTTCAAAGAGCAGTCACTCCTTGACCGCAACCCTCGCCAG GTACAAGGTCTTGTTGAGGATGCTAAGGGAACAAAAGTTGCCACTTTAGTAGGTAAATGGGATGACAGCATGTGCTGCTCGTTTGGTGACGAAGTCCTTAAGTCCAAGAGCTCTTTTTTGACAGAAAATTCAACTTTGTTATGGGCAAGGAATAAGCCTCCTCCTGACCCCACTCGATACAACTTGACATCGTTTGCAATTACGCTAAATGAGATAACATCAGATCTGAAG GGGAAACTTCCACCAACTGATTCAAGACTCCGTCCGGATCAGCGATACCTTGAGAACGGGGAGTACGAAAAGGCAAATTCAGAAAAGCTGCGATTGGAGAGAAGGCAACGAATG TCGAGGAAATTGCAGGAAAATGGGTGGAAACCAAGATGGTTTCGGAGGGATAGTGAGGATGGAACATTCCGATATATAGGTGGATACTGGGAAGCAAGGGAGCAGATGAAGTGGGATGACTGTATGGACATATTTGGCGAGTTCTGA
- the LOC135586678 gene encoding oxysterol-binding protein-related protein 2A-like isoform X2, whose protein sequence is MRIEFAEYHRQLKLRYEEHLTSIGTFHQQLEEVDVEDAATREGQLQLPKYDYSSSGREKFNEYSTTESSDDVEKQELDELSDEEEVSFFDTNECFGDPIVTCAAEVTSSNVSNIISGFNTNHCDAKIMDVELQPDYPNMLLHIPRRKKLPEPIEKEKGVSLWSMIKDNVGKDLTRVCLPVFFNEPLSSLQKCFEDLEYSDLLDQAYEYGKKGNSLMRILNVAAFAVSGYSSCDGRPCKPFNPLLGETYEADYPDKGIRFFAEKVSHHPMLIACHCEGRGWKFWGDSNLKSKFWGQSIQVDPVGVLTLEFDDGEIFQWSKVTTTIYNLILGKVYCNHHGTMNIRGNQQYSCKLKFKEQSLLDRNPRQVQGLVEDAKGTKVATLVENSTLLWARNKPPPDPTRYNLTSFAITLNEITSDLKGKLPPTDSRLRPDQRYLENGEYEKANSEKLRLERRQRMSRKLQENGWKPRWFRRDSEDGTFRYIGGYWEAREQMKWDDCMDIFGEF, encoded by the exons ATGCGTATAGAGTTTGCTGAATACCACAGACAATTGAAACTTCGATATGAAGAGCACTTAACCTCTATTGGTACATTTCATCAGCAGCTGGAG GAAGTTGATGTAGAAGATGCTGCGACTCGCGAAGGCCAATTGCAGCTACCCAAGTATGACTATTCCAGCTCTGGGCGTGAAAAATTTAATG AGTACAGTACAACTGAATCATCTGATGATGTTGAAAAGCAAGAGCTCGATGAATTATCAGACGAAGAAGAAGTTTCCTTTTTTGATACAAATGAGTGCTTTGGTGATCCTATAGTTACCTGTGCCGCTGAAGTAACATCCTCAAATGTGTCTAATATAATTTCTGGATTTAATACTAACCATTGTGATGCAAAGATAATGGACGTTGAGTTACAGCCTGATTATCCGAACATGTTGCTCCATATCCCAAGGCGGAAGAAGTTGCCAGAGCCTATTGAAAAGGAGAAAGGTGTTAGCCTTTGGTCAATGATTAAAGATAATGTCGGAAAGGACCTCACACGAGTGTGCCTTCCTGTTTTCTTTAATGAACCATTGTCTTCACTGCAAAAGTGCTTTGAAGACTTGGAGTACTCAGATCTATTGGATCAAGCATACGAGTATGGGAAAAAG GGGAACAGTCTCATGAGAATTCTGAATGTAGCTGCCTTTGCAGTCTCTGGATATTCTTCTTGTGATGGTCGCCCTTGCAAACCTTTCAATCCTCTGTTAGGTGAGACATATGAAGCTGACTACCCTGACAAAGGAATCCGCTTCTTTGCTGAAAAG GTTAGCCACCACCCTATGCTTATCGCTTGCCACTGTGAAGGTAGAGGTTGGAAATTCTGGGGAGACAGCAATCTGAAAAGTAAATTTTGGGGACAATCTATACAAGTAGACCCTGTTGGTGTACTAACCTTGGAATTTGATGATGGTGAAATTTTTCAGTGGAGTAAG gtcacaacaactatCTATAACCTAATTCTTGGTAAGGTATACTGCAATCACCATGGTACAATGAACATACGGGGAAACCAGCAGTATTCTTGTAAATTAAAGTTCAAAGAGCAGTCACTCCTTGACCGCAACCCTCGCCAG GTACAAGGTCTTGTTGAGGATGCTAAGGGAACAAAAGTTGCCACTTTAGTAG AAAATTCAACTTTGTTATGGGCAAGGAATAAGCCTCCTCCTGACCCCACTCGATACAACTTGACATCGTTTGCAATTACGCTAAATGAGATAACATCAGATCTGAAG GGGAAACTTCCACCAACTGATTCAAGACTCCGTCCGGATCAGCGATACCTTGAGAACGGGGAGTACGAAAAGGCAAATTCAGAAAAGCTGCGATTGGAGAGAAGGCAACGAATG TCGAGGAAATTGCAGGAAAATGGGTGGAAACCAAGATGGTTTCGGAGGGATAGTGAGGATGGAACATTCCGATATATAGGTGGATACTGGGAAGCAAGGGAGCAGATGAAGTGGGATGACTGTATGGACATATTTGGCGAGTTCTGA
- the LOC135671743 gene encoding protein NRT1/ PTR FAMILY 6.3-like, with protein sequence MASLPETAEEGKTLADAWDFKGRPAVKSTTGGWTSAAMILGVELCERMTTLGIAVNLVTYLTGTMHLGNAASANVVTNFLGTSFMLCLLGGFVADTYLGRYLTIAIFTAIQASGVTILTISTAAPGLRPPECSNPLGGGCVRANGTQLGVLYLGLYLTALGTGGLKSSVSGFGSDQFDEGDRAEKKQMMRFFSWFFFFISIGALMAVTVLVYIQDNVGRRWGYGICAVAIVAGLAVFLSGTSRYRFKRLVGSPLSQIASVVVSAWRKRRLDVPDSSMLHDIDTAEGCSAPYSNKKKQKLLHTKQFRFLDRAAIVEGDATVDQTKWRLSTLTDVEEVKQVIRMLPTWATTIMFWTVYAQMTTFSVSQATTMDRHIGPSFEIPAGSLTVFFVGSILITVPIYDRLIVPAARRLTGNPQGVTPLQRIAVGLVLSIVAMCAAALTERKRLRAARTDPTAAVVPLTVFWLVPQFLLVGAGEAFTYIGQLDFFLRECPKGMKTMSTGLFLSTLSLGFFLSSTLVTIVHKVTGESGKGAWLPDDLNKGKLYDFYWLLAVLSVLNLVVFAAAARGYVYKEKRMGDESVNGVELAEEACCHA encoded by the exons ATGGCCAGCTTACCTGAGACCGCCGAAGAGGGTAAGACCCTCGCCGACGCATGGGACTTCAAGGGCCGCCCTGCCGTCAAGTCTACCACCGGCGGCTGGACAAGCGCCGCCATGATCTTAG GGGTGGAGCTGTGCGAGAGGATGACGACGCTGGGCATCGCGGTGAACCTGGTGACCTACCTGACCGGCACCATGCACCTCGGCAATGCCGCATCCGCCAACGTTGTCACCAACTTCTTGGGAACCTCCTTCATGCTCTGCCTCCTCGGTGGCTTCGTCGCCGATACCTACCTCGGCCG ATACCTCACCATCGCCATCTTCACCGCCATCCAAGCCTCC GGGGTGACTATCTTGACCATATCGACGGCGGCGCCGGGGTTGAGGCCCCCGGAGTGCAGTAATCCGCTGGGCGGCGGGTGTGTGAGGGCGAACGGGACGCAGCTGGGTGTGCTGTACCTGGGACTCTACCTGACGGCCCTTGGGACGGGCGGGCTCAAGTCGAGCGTGTCCGGGTTCGGGTCGGACCAGTTCGACGAGGGCGACCGGGCCGAGAAGAAGCAGATGATGCGGTTCTTCAGctggttcttcttcttcattaGCATTGGGGCGCTGATGGCCGTGACCGTGCTGGTCTACATCCAAGACAACGTCGGGCGCCGGTGGGGCTACGGCATCTGCGCCGTGGCCATCGTGGCTGGCTTGGCCGTGTTCTTGTCCGGCACCAGCAGGTATCGTTTCAAGAGGCTGGTGGGGAGCCCGCTTTCCCAGATCGCTTCCGTCGTGGTCAGCGCGTGGCGGAAGAGGCGCCTCGACGTACCGGACTCCTCCATGCTCCACGACATCGACACCGCCGAAGGATGCAGCGCCCCCTATTCCAACAAGAAGAAGCAGAAGCTGCTCCACACCAAGCAGTTCCG CTTCTTGGACCGGGCGGCCATCGTAGAAGGAGACGCGACGGTGGACCAGACCAAGTGGCGGCTTTCCACCTTGACGGACGTGGAGGAGGTGAAGCAAGTGATCCGAATGCTCCCCACCTGGGCCACAACCATCATGTTCTGGACCGTCTACGCCCAGATGACCACCTTCTCAGTGTCGCAGGCCACCACCATGGACCGCCACATCGGCCCCTCATTCGAGATCCCCGCCGGCTCCCTCACTGTCTTCTTCGTCGGCTCCATCCTCATCACCGTCCCCATCTACGACCGCCTCATCGTCCCCGCCGCCCGCCGCCTCACCGGGAACCCCCAGGGAGTGACACCTCTCCAGCGCATCGCGGTCGGCCTCGTCCTCTCCATCGTCGCCATGTGCGCCGCTGCCCTCACCGAACGCAAGCGCCTCCGGGCAGCCCGGACTGACCCGACCGCGGCCGTCGTGCCCCTGACCGTCTTCTGGCTGGTGCCGCAGTTCTTGCTGGTGGGGGCAGGCGAGGCGTTCACCTACATCGGGCAGCTGGACTTCTTCCTGCGGGAGTGCCCCAAGGGGATGAAAACGATGAGCACCGGCTTGTTCCTAAGCACGCTCTCGCTGGGCTTCTTCCTGAGCTCCACGCTGGTCACCATTGTCCACAAGGTGACGGGGGAGAGCGGAAAGGGGGCGTGGCTACCGGACGACCTGAACAAAGGGAAGCTGTACGACTTCTACTGGCTTCTGGCGGTGCTGAGCGTGCTGAACCTGGTGGTCTTCGCGGCGGCCGCCAGGGGTTACGTCTACAAGGAGAAGAGGATGGGGGACGAGAGCGTCAACGGGGTGGAGCTGGCGGAGGAGGCCTGCTGCCATGCATGA